The following coding sequences lie in one Lytechinus pictus isolate F3 Inbred unplaced genomic scaffold, Lp3.0 scaffold_20, whole genome shotgun sequence genomic window:
- the LOC135157866 gene encoding uncharacterized protein LOC135157866 — MEPNKSSRSSRSSIEKHTISFFTRCTVLVFSAVWIFVSIPILCVVLVIVVIAWIVHRLSSCCSSISRSCPEFLTTTELFWFFNSKQSSSILQCLIKLDSYATVNSVRDVISNRMSNPDMPRSLSFLRLQKRLVRTCISFAWYLDSDFTLENHVTELAGKFKSEADVETHISLMADKDLEPERPLWNVQVLQCGWENRTYLLVRVHPCFANGNAFIDLLCQPETKSVHSVTQYEEQNSSHPLMSAISAVLFGPLLIAYFKLSPRSNSPKVFPEKSQSSKYSIGWSRPINCQKVLESKVVANCHISDFVLCAAAGSMRSILPCDPTQQGSDTFMANVLYSFQRCSDTCVINCTPEVPLDTQFATIPVQLPLHKEGIIPRLWDTIRTTRTLNQYCAKAISCGVLQTLTLLIPSKYSSLWLSKTLCKGQCLISYFQASKTGLSMAGVTVSSIVQWFPPGRNSFISFSVQTYNNELRVGVVVDKCLYAKANTLAERFATEIDTLISFLAHRRVLRKHRRKKSDDFEDIDEFDDYLDQETDQESFNDEICRPCWSKRNSDTVEDENEQPQTSQQHSLEIINLDQESSPEVVDGGAGGSLDQFFTKTHHTAEGGDDISARQDIVTIHGLEEVVPGSVIAVEEVQDEENSSDLGDRRLSSTPRRETVITSVAINVLDPAQSFDFSPCVERRPSATLDI, encoded by the exons ATGGAGCCGAATAAAAGTTCCAGGAGCTCGCGGAGTAGCATTGAGAAGCACACCATTTCATTCTTTACACGTTGCACTGTTCTAGTCTTCTCTGCCGTATGGATCTTTGTAAGTATACCAATACTATGCGTGGTGTTGGTCATAGTAGTGATAGCCTGGATTGTACATCGACTGAGTTCATGCTGCTCGAGTATCTCCAGGAGCTGTCCAGAGTTCCTGACCACAACAGAACTCTTCTGGTTCTTTAATAGTAAACAATCCTCATCCATTTTACAGTGCCTTATTAAACTTGATAGTTATGCCACAGTCAATTCAGTGCGTGACGTCATATCAAATCGAATGTCAAATCCTGACATGCCGAGATCACTCTCCTTTCTTAGGCTTCAGAAACGGTTGGTGAGGACTTGCATTTCTTTTGCTTGGTACCTGGACAGCGATTTCACCTTGGAAAATCACGTGACTGAACTTGCAGGAAAGTTTAAGTCTGAAGCGGACGTTGAAACGCACATCTCGCTCATGGCTGATAAGGATTTAGAACCAGAAAGGCCATTATGGAATGTCCAAGTGCTTCAATGTGGTTGGGAAAACAGGACGTATCTTTTAGTTCGCGTACATCCATGTTTTGCAAATGGGAATGCCTTTATTGACCTCCTGTGCCAACCTGAAACAAAGAGTGTCCATTCAGTGACTCAGTATGAAGAACAGAACTCCTCCCACCCATTAATGAGCGCTATCAGTGCTGTACTTTTTGGACCATTGCTCATAGCCTACTTCAAATTATCACCCAGAAGTAACTCACCCAAAGTCTTTCCAGAAAAGAGCCAAAGCAGTAAATATTCAATTGGATGGTCTCGTCCAATAAACTGCCAAAAGGTCCTTGAAAGCAAAGTCGTGGCAAATTGCCACATTTCAGATTTTGTATTGTGTGCTGCTGCAGGTTCAATGCGTTCCATCTTACCTTGTGACCCTACGCAACAAGGTTCTGATACCTTCATGGCAAATGTCCTGTATAGCTTCCAAAGATGTAGTGACACATGCGTCATCAACTGTACACCAGAAGTGCCTTTGGATACACAGTTCGCCACAATCCCTGTGCAGTTGCCTTTGCACAAGGAAGGAATCATCCCTAGGTTGTGGGACACCATACGAACCACCAGAACCTTAAACCAATATTGTGCAAAGGCCATCTCATGTGGTGTCCTACAGACCCTGACACTGCTTATTCCGTCCAAGTACTCTTCCCTTTGGCTCTCGAAGACACTTTGCAAAGGCCAGTGCCTCATCAGTTATTTCCAGGCATCCAAGACAGGCCTCTCTATGGCTGGAGTCACAGTATCCAGCATTGTTCAGTGGTTCCCACCAGGAAGGAATTCTTTCATTAGCTTTTCTGTGCAGACCTACAATAATGAACTTCGTGTCGGGGTAGTTGTTGACAAATGTCTGTATGCCAAGGCCAACACATTGGCAGAACGATTTGCAACAGAG ATCGATACACTTATTTCCTTTCTGGCTCACCGCCGGGTCCTCCGGAAACATCGGCGTAAGAAGAGTGATGACTTTGAAGACATTGATGAATTT GATGACTACCTTGACCAAGAGACTGACCAAGAATCATTCAACGACGAGATCTGTCGACCATGCTGGTCTAAACGAAACTCGGACACCGTCGAAGATGAGAATGAACAGCCGCAAACAAGTCAACAACACTCcctcgagatcatcaacctcgATCAAGAATCTTCACCGGAGGTCGTTGACGGCGGCGCTGGCGGCAGTCTGGATCAGTTCTTTACCAAGACACACCATACAGCGGAAGGCGGTGATGACATATCAGCACGCCAGGACATTGTAACCATTCATGGGTTGGAAGAAGTTGTTCCAGGGTCGGTCATAGCCGTAGAGGAAGTGCAAGACGAAGAGAATTCCTCAGATCTTGGTGATCGCCGATTATCAAGTACACCTCGACGCGAGACCGTTATTACCTCAGTAGCCATCAACGTACTTGATCCAGCGCAGTCGTTTGACTTTTCGCCCTGCGTTGAGCGACGGCCAAGTGCTACTCTAGACATCTGA